Proteins encoded in a region of the Planococcus citri chromosome 1, ihPlaCitr1.1, whole genome shotgun sequence genome:
- the LOC135843830 gene encoding peptidyl-prolyl cis-trans isomerase sig-7, which produces MAIVLETTVGDMTIDLFTNERPITCKNFLKLCKSKYYHFCLFHSIQSNFIAQTGDPTGTGSGGESIFMHLKGEQGKYFSGEKLPRMKHDRAGLVSMVNCGDNLVGSQFFITLAPDLYSLDEHVIFGEITEGLEVLLKLNEAVCDHENRPYQDIRITHTVILEDPYDDIPGICYPDYSPEPTAEILQTDRLAADEEIFDDANISMAEVEEMKAEQEAEARATILEIVGDIPDKDIAPPENVLFVCKLNPLTTDEDLEMIFRRFGTIVSCEVIRDKESGDSLQYAFIEFDNKKSCEDAYLKMDNVLIDDRRIHVDFSQSVAKMRWRGKGRGIDYFDDKKEVNKKYRNEEGVRNRGDRFKRRYSRSPDRSSRNNHGSKTDQEDRRKRRSRSRSQQRYHSKSRHRSRSRDHGKKSKYRYRSNDKREEKRRSDKHARHRDRR; this is translated from the exons ATGGCAATCGTATTGGAAACCACCGTTGGTGATATGACCATAGATTTGTTCACAAATGAACGTCCCATAA CTTGTAAGAATTTCCTGAAATTATGcaaatcaaaatattaccaCTTCTGTTTGTTTCATTCGATACAAAGTAATTTCATCGCACAGACTGGAGATCCTACAGGAACAGGAAGCGGCGgcgaatcaatttttat GCATTTGAAAGGCGAACAAGGAAAATATTTTAGTGGCGAAAAACTACCACGCATGAAACACGACAGAGCTGGATTAGTATCTATGGTGAACTGCGGTGATAATTT AGTtggatctcaattttttataacgTTGGCCCCAGATCTGTATTCTTTGGATGAACacgttatttttggtgaaattactGAAGGATTGgaagttttgttgaaattgaacgAGGCAGTTTGCGATCATGAAAATCGACCTTATCAAGATATTAG AATCACGCATACTGTCATCTTGGAAGATCCTTACGACGACATTCCAGGCATATGTTATCCGGATTATTCGCCCGAACCGACTGCCGAAATTTTGCAG ACCGATCGATTGGCTGCTGATGAAGAAATATTCGACGATGCCAATATTTCTATGGCAGAAGTAGAAGAAATGAAAGCTGAACAAGAAGCTGAAGCTCGAGCAACCATTTTAGAAATCGTCGGAGATATACCCGATAAAGACATAGCTCCCCCCGAGAATGTTTTATTTGTGTGTAAATTGAATCCGCTTACTACTGACGAAGatttggaaatgattttccgtAGATTCGGTACAATCGTAAG ctGCGAAGTGATACGAGATAAAGAATCTGGAGACTCTTTGCAGTACGCGTTTATCGAATTCGATAATAAGAAATCTTGCGAAGATGCCTATTTGAAAATGGATAACGTTCTCATTGACGATCGCAGAATACACGTAGATTTCAGTCAGAGTGTAGCAAAAATGAGATGGAGAGGAAAAGGACGAGgaatcgattattttgat GATAAAAAAGAAGTAAATAAGAAGTATCGGAATGAAGAAGGTGTTAGAAATCGAGGTGATCGGTTCAAAAGAAGATACTCGAGGAGCCCTGACAGAAGTTCGCGTAACAATCACGGATCTAAAACTGACCAAGAAGACAGGCGAAAGCGTCGTTCGCGCAGCAGATCCCAACAACGATACCACTCCAAATCACGACATCGATCGAGAAGCAGAGATCACGGGAAAAAGTCGAAATATCGGTATAGATCTAACGATAAACGAGAGGAGAAACGTAGAAGTGACAAACATGCGAGGCACAGAGATAGAAGATGA
- the LOC135843837 gene encoding phosphoribosyl pyrophosphate synthase-associated protein 2, with translation MNMNGPAPTDIILLSGNSHPEMTNLITERLGIKVAACSVYSKSNRESVVEIGESVREKNVYILQTGTKDVNNNIMELLIMAYACKTSSAKNIVGVIPYLPYCKQSKMRKRGSIVSKLLAKMIVNAGVTHVITMDLHQKEIQGFFDCPVDNLRASPFLLQYIQDSIPDYRNAVIVARNPGSAKRATSYAERLHLGIAVIHGEQKESESDMVDGRYSPPAGSGNPHCFTMDIGMPVVPSNLPKEKPPINVVGDVGGRIAIIVDDLVDDVESFVAAAEVLKERGAYKIYVMATHGLLSSDAPRLIEDSPIDEVVVTNTIPHELQKMQCHKIKTVDISILLAEAIRRIHNKESMSYLFKNVTLED, from the exons atgaatatgaaCGGCCCAGCTCCAACTGATATCATTCTCCTGAGCGGAAATTCGCACCCCGAGATGACCAATTTAATTACAGA ACGATTGGGGATTAAAGTGGCTGCGTGCTCCGTCTACAGTAAGTCGAATCGCGAATCTGTTGTTGAAATCGGCGAATCTGTGCGTGAGAAAAATGTCTACATCTTGCAAACAGGAACAAA GGATGTAAACAACAATATTATGGAACTTTTGATAATGGCTTACGCATGCAAAACATCTTCGGCGAAAAATATCGTGGGCGTTATTCCTTATTTACCGTACTGTAAACAAT caaaaatGCGTAAACGAGGAAGTATCGTATCGAAACTGCTTGCCAAAATGATCGTCAATGCCGGAGTAACTCACGTTATTACGATGGATTTACACCAAAAAGAAATCCAAGGATTCTTCGACTGCCCTGTCGATAATTTGAGGGCGTCGCCGTTTCTTTTGCAATACATTCAAGATAGC ATTCCCGATTACCGTAACGCAGTGATAGTTGCACGAAATCCAGGCTCTGCCAAGAGAGCTACTTCTTACGCCGAACGTTTGCATTTAGGCATAGCGGTCATTCACGGCGAACAGAAAGAATCCGAGTCCGATATGGTCGACGGACGTTACTCTCCTCCCGCTGGGTCCGGTAATCCCCATTGTTTTACTATGGATATCGGTATGCCTGTTGTGCCTTCCAATCTTCCCAAAGAAAAACCACCCATTAATGTTGTCGGCGATGTTGGAGGCCGAATAGCTATAATCGTG gaTGATTTGGTGGATGATGTAGAATCATTTGTAGCTGCCGCTGAAGTGTTGAAAGAACGCGGAGCTTACAAAATCTATGTTATGGCTACGCACGGATTGTTATCTTCCGATGCTCCGAGATTAATCGAAGATTCTCCCATTGATGAG gtTGTTGTAACTAATACGATACCTCacgaattacaaaaaatgcagtgccataaaataaaaactgtcGACATCAGTATACTGCTGGCGGAAGCCATTAGGCGTATTCACAACAAAGAATCAATGTCGTATTTGTTTAAAAACGTTACGTTGGAGGATTAA
- the LOC135843805 gene encoding uncharacterized protein LOC135843805 has protein sequence MDEVKVIQQKDLEKCSDCSIDMPHMCQNEATFYKQKPFSSNTRCPSQSSSISSNSGDICRICHCEGAPDLPLITPCYCSGSLRYVHQTCLQQWIKSSNIRNCELCKFQFIMQTKVKPFNEWEYLEMTGLERKKLLCAMLFHIIAMTCVCWSLYVLIDRTLDEVQKGHLEWPFWTKLIVVGIGFMGGIVFMYIQCKAYFILCQRWKAYNRVIYVQNAPEKNTSIPDRDTNEASCSFKRTDSSKRSSENMPETSCIDIKGVRNLHIFFSEENQIRLHRNDRLSENRAALMQNEQYANCKEVMNNGTKMDKGGHKCGNTSLHIQIGNMDCNRAVDRPSCNANSNQSDAKIYGGALCPSDLNVNRLPECDNKEKFRNEFKSDQSVVKLQIKKAEIVIEFGENSNAVKCASKTEPTARPAHKEIQPSFDARYDSNCAGLAISPRRKFSSEEYLDCDKVANESNESPTSRLLINEDKVPLNVFKEKSVLKDWKSSEDLVGVGKSADLKF, from the exons ATGGACGAAGTCAAAGTAATACAGCAGAAAGACCTCGAAAAATGTTCCGATTGTTCCATCGATATGCCCCATATGTGTcag AACGAAGCGACTTTTTATAAACAAAAACCCTTCTCAAGTAACACGAGATGTCCATCTCAGTCGTCGAGTATTAGTTCAAATTCTGGCGATATATGCAG AATATGCCATTGCGAAGGAGCACCGGATTTACCCTTGATTACGCCCTGTTATTGCTCTGGATCACTGAGATATGTTCATCAGACATGTTTACAACAATGGATCAAATCGTCTAACATACGGAACTGTGAATTATGTAAATTCCAATTTATAATGCAAACAAAGGTGAAACCTTTCAACGAG TGGGAGTATTTAGAAATGACCGGCTTGGaacgtaaaaaattactttgcGCGATGTTATTTCATATTATTGCGATGACTTGCGTGTGTTGGTCTTTATACGTGCTGATTGATAGGACTCTAGATGAAGTACAAAAAGGCCATCTCGAATGGCCCTTCTGGACTAAACTTATCGTCGTCGGAATTGGATTCATGGGTGGTATTGTTTTCATGTACATCCAATGTAAGGCTTACTTCATTCTGTGCCAGCGTTGGAAGGCTTATAACAG ggtAATATACGTTCAAAACGCTCCCGAAAAGAACACTTCGATTCCGGACCGAGACACGAACGAAGCTAGTTGCTCGTTCAAGCGCACCGATTCGAGTAAACGAAGCTCGGAAAATATGCCGGAAACGAGTTGCATCGATATCAAAGGCGTAAGAAACCTGCATATATTTTTTAGCGAAGAAAATCAAATCCGTTTGCATCGAAATGACAGGCTATCGGAGAACAGAGCCGCGTTAATGCAAAACGAGCAATATGCTAATTGCAAAGAAGTAATGAATAACGGGACGAAAATGGACAAAGGAGGTCACAAGTGCGGAAACACCTCGTTACACATTCAGATTGGTAACATGGATTGCAATCGAGCCGTAGATCGACCTTCTTGTAACGCCAATTCAAACCAATCTGACGCGAAAATCTACGGCGGCGCTCTTTGCCCTTCGGATTTGAACGTCAATCGACTGCCAGAATGTGATAATAAGGAGAAATTTCGAAACGAATTCAAAAGCGACCAATCGGTCGTGAAATTACAAATCAAGAAGGCCGAAATTGTCATCGAATTCGGAGAGAATTCGAACGCTGTCAAATGCGCCAGTAAAACTGAGCCCACTGCTCGGCCTGCGCACAAAGAAATCCAACCATCTTTCGACGCCAGATACGATTCTAACTGCGCGGGATTAGCTATCTCTCCGAGACGGAAATTCAGCTCCGAAGAATACCTGGATTGCGACAAAGTTGCCAATGAATCCAACGAATCGCCCACCAGTCGATTATTAATTAACGAAGATAAAGTTCCTCTCAACGTCTTCAAAGAAAAATCTGTATTGAAAGATTGGAAAAGTAGCGAAGATTTGGTAGGTGTTGGTAAGAGTGCCGATctaaagttttaa
- the LOC135843796 gene encoding trehalase-like, giving the protein MFAEILLISLVCNFNNQIFAYNPNLLQDVKDCVPDCDSKIFCQGDLLHDVQTSRIFSDGTVFVEKQLRYPEKDVIDKYTKLKKKHGGRTPDADTLMKFVDENFANDSLDTCELPDHKVEPSIIDKVDPKYRDWLLRLNEIWLELAGRINKDCKDRPELHSYMYVPNRFIKAGGRFTGTYYWDSYWIIKGLLVCDMHESARGIVENIVYLINKHGHMPNGNRIYYLQRSQPPMLIQMAASYYEATKNATFIRNNLAAFEKEFEWWHKNRAIDVEKDGKKYKMLRYKSISCSPRPESYYEDYELVKNITDEKERARIFTGIRSATESGWDFSSRHMRGPNNSKRGTLRDMDSQNMIYVDLNSIMHSNIAYLSKWHEEFGNKSKAQRYEKIANYMKDSIEHILWNEEAGIWQDFDLITNKHRNFFFASNLTPLWSKSYKNETKIDRAIDYLKKHNIITEDLQPKYYGVPTTTDNTTQQWDFPNCWAPLQSFIIQGLEKSNNPTAERIAYNLARAWIKTAFEGFQKGNQMYEKYSAIELGSSGGGGEYEPQTGFGWTNGFIFDLFNTWRTF; this is encoded by the exons ATGTTCGCGGAAATACTTTTGATATCGCTAGTGTGTAATTTTAATAACCAAATTTTCGCCTATAATCCTAATTTATTACAAGATGTAAAAGACTGCGTTCCGGATTGTGACAG CAAAATATTCTGCCAAGGAGATCTCTTGCACGATGTGCAAACATCGAGAATATTTTCCGACGGCACCGTATTCGTGGAGAAACAGCTGCGGTATCCGGAAAAAGACGTAATTGATAAGTacacgaaattgaaaaagaaacacgGCGGACGTACTCCGGATGCGGATACGTTGATGAAATTTGTAGACGAGAATTTCGCCAACGACTCGCTGGATACTTGCGAGCTACCGGACCACAAAGTCGAGCCTTCGATCATCGACAAGGTCGATCCCAAGTATCGCGATTGGCTTTTACGACTGAATGAAATTTGGTTAGAATTGGCCGGACGCATAAACAAGGACTGTAAAGATAGACCGGAGCTGCATTCTTACATGTACGTGCCCAACAGATTCATAAAAGCTGGCGGTCGATTCACAG GTACTTATTATTGGGATTCGTACTGGATCATTAAAGGATTACTGGTTTGCGACATGCACGAATCTGCCAGAGGTATAGTAGAAAACATCGTCTATCTGATAAATAAACACGGCCATATGCCAAACGGCAACAGAATTTACTACCTGCAAAGGTCTCAACCGCCCATGCTCATACAAATGGCAGCTTCCTATTACGAGGCTACTAAAAATGCGACTTTTATCAGAAACAACTTGGCT gcCTTTGAAAAAGAATTCGAATGGTGGCACAAAAATCGCGCCATAGACGTGGAAAAGGATGGCAAAAAATACAAGATGCTTCGATACAAATCAATTAGCTGCAGTCCTCGTCCCGAATCTTATTA CGAAGATTACGAACTCGTTAAAAATATCACCGACGAAAAAGAACGGGCGAGAATTTTCACCGGAATCAGATCGGCTACCGAATCAGGTTGGGATTTTTCCAGCAGACATATGCGAGGTCCAAATAATTCTAAACGAG GCACTCTACGAGATATGGACTCGCAGAATATGATTTACGTCGATTTGAACAGCATCATGCATTCCAACATTGCGTATTTGAGTAAATGGCACGAAGAATTCGGCAACAAATCCAAAGCGCAACGTTACGAAAAAATAGCAAATTACATGAAGGATTCTATAGAGCAT ATATTATGGAACGAAGAAGCTGGAATATGGCAAGATTTCGATCTGATTACGAATAAACACAGAAACTTTTTCTTCGCCAGTAATTTAACCCCATTATGGAGCAAATCTTAtaaaaatgagacaaaaatcgATCGAGCGATAGactatttgaaaaaacacaatatcATAACCGAAGATTTGCAACCAAAGTACTATG gtgTACCGACAACCACTGATAACACAACGCAACAATGGGACTTCCCTAATTGCTGGGCTCCGTTACAATCATTCATTATTCAAGGattggaaaaaagtaataatCCAACCGCCGAAAGAATAGCGTACAATTTAGCTCGAGCTTGGATAAAAACAGCATTCGAAGGTTTTCAGAAAGGAAATCAAATGTACGAGAAA TATAGCGCGATAGAGCTCGGAAGTAGCGGCGGTGGTGGAGAATATGAACCTCAAACTGGCTTCGGATGGACTAATGGGTTCATATTTGATTTATTCAACACATGGAGAACGTTTTAA
- the LOC135843863 gene encoding uncharacterized protein LOC135843863, which yields MVDEEAMDEDNEPKRLRNFKLENEDHTLGTLLAYILDKMPETEFCAYTIRHPTENVLYVRLKVKPGYNVTEVFKKGISELKKALDVVEKKFTQAFDSYTETKS from the exons ATGGTTGACGAAGAAGCTATGGACGAAGATAACGAACCGAAAAGGTTAAgaaacttcaaacttgaaaatgaagatCACACATTAGGAACACTTCTCGCTTACATCTTAGATAAAATGCCCGAGACCGAATTCTGCGCTTACACCATTAGACACCCGACTGAAAACGTGCTATACGTCAGATTGAAAGTAAAACCAGGCTATAATGTTACCGAAGTATTCAAAAAAGGAATTTCCGAACTTAAAAAAGCTTTGGACgtagtcgaaaaaaaattcactcaagcTTTTGACTCGTATACGGAGACAAAAAG tTGA